The region TTGGGTTGAAGGGCCTCTAATGAAATTTGGGATTCCCACAAACataacatgaatatttatgaatgaataagGAGGATGCAATGcagctgttaaaaaaatgaaaaggacatTCACATTATTTGACATGAGCTAATTTTCAAATCAGTCATAAAGATCACAGCAATAAAAGGTAATATGTTTAGATATTAAATTTAGCAGTTGCTTGGCGCATACCACTTATCCACCCTAACACAACAAGAACTACCATCAACAACAGTCCAAGATGTGAAGACGGAATCATGAGCTGATGGACGGCGACTGAACTGAACACCTCATAATTAAACAATACTGTCCAACAAATACACTACATAAACAAACTTGAAGTaactacaaatacacaaacaacaaagtgGCACTAAGACACGAATCATGACCTCCACTCAGGACTTTCAGGATAATTGCAGAGTCAGAATCAGGATGCTGATCATGTTTCAGGTAATGGATTGTGAGTCTACCCAAAAGATTATTTGGTCAGAAGGACAGCCCATTTGACACCCAAGGTTAGCCATACTCTACTGTAAATGTTAAAGTTATTTCTTTTATGGCTATGAGTCTACAAAAAGTATGAAATCCTGACTTCAAAATAACACCGCTGTGAAACCAACTCCTCGTTGCTTAGAGAAACCCTATTGCACATTGCTTGAAAATGGTTTCCAAATCTCAACAAATTATACAAAAAGCCCAGTCTATCATTAGTGCTGGAACACAACAATGCTCTGACCCCAGAACGCTCTGGGACTTCAGGACCAGAGTTATGAACCTGCAGGGGCAACAGGGCTGCACAAAGGAACCACTGACAGGCTGCCGTTCCATGAGGGCCAGGACAGTCAACACCACAGCTACACCACAAATACTACACACCAACAGTCTTTCTGATGCAAATATCttgtgatagtgtgtgtgtgtgtgtgtgtgtgtgtgtgagtgagtgtgagtgtgagtttgagagagagagagagagagagagagagagagttggcgATATAACTTAAGACAGACCTCCCAAATTAATTTTGTTCatattaaatgaacaaattaaaatcagattCAGATGAACActtgaataaataaagtaatgaCACTGCGGATATATCATTGACAAGAATATCGAAATCAGCAATGGGTGCAGATATAAGGCATGGGTAAagacccccccctccaaaaaaaatctgtcactgGGTGTCCAACTTAATAGACGTCATTCTGTTTTAAACCCTGATGACTCTTATTCAGCTGGTTTTCTGTAAGAAAAGTGCACCAAGGTGAGGAAATGTCTGCGTCCTGTCAGCAGTAAAGTTTGAGTTGTTAAAAATTTAACTGActtatttttgtgtctgtgggaGACAAGTGTCCCTTAAACATTAGGAGACTAAAGAGGATACTCGCCCTGCCATTTGGATTTATATGTGCACAGTCTCCACACTTGCTTCTAAAATGAACTAGAATGCACAGATTTCAATTAAGGTCACGTCTACTTTTGCAATGGTCTAGCAGCTCTTTATTTCACTATCAATCATTGGACAGAGGAATGAGACAGGAGAGGTCAGAAGTGAAGCACCCAGATGTTCGGCTTCTTCATCACTATATGTTAACCCAGGCAGCTAGTCTGTTACCtaagaagagagacagaggaggaagagatgatgAGAGTTGATAACTGAAAGCCCAAGGAAGTAggcaacagaaagaaagagaataaGAATTAGATGATGGTGGGGAAAATTTCATGAGGCTTGGCTGAAACCAGGACACCACAAGGGTTCTTAAAACTCTGGGAAATTCTGTAAAGCCATTAAAAGAAGTAAATGGGCTACATTTCATAACTTTCtgtggctttgtttttatttttagcttcgATGTGACATTAAACAACAGAAAGAGCTTCCACGTCTTTTAGAAAAGCAGAGTGCTGAAGTAACAATGCAACTCCTCTTACcagtgatattttttattaaattatgaaaatgagaCTTTGGGTTTTACTACGTTCACTTCAATTTTTGCACTTGCAGTTTGTCAGTTTCATACACCTTCATGTTGTACGGATAGAGAACTAGAATAAAATATCAATTATGTCcttaaattgttattatttctcttttatcATATTTGAACTTATTCATTGTGTCACAACTTTCATTAGTTGCATTAATGCTATTTTTTGGCTGCAGTGCAAATCTAGTTGGCGTTCCAAAAGTTGTAAGATAGGGCTGAGATAAGACCCCTGAAACCCATTAGGCAAGAAGCCTTGACGGGGACAGAAAATCACTGACAAGATGTGGTATATAGAATCTGGGATGATGAGAGGGAAAATGGGAAGTCTGGCACATagagggaagggaggaaaagatAAAGATGAGGGACAGTGGACACCACAGAATGAACGCATATTGAAAAATGTCAATTTGAGCTTTCTTCACTTTCTCTAGCCATCTTGTAATGTCTGGCACTTCTCTGTGTGacggtctttttttttttgtttgtttctcacgGGTCAACTGGTCTCCATGTGCATGCATTATAAACATCCTCATTTCCATTTGTGTGTTGCTTAATGCAGATGAGGCGCCATTAACCATTTCAGCTTTGTGTGATTAGAGTGGTGAGGAGGGATCAGGACATGTGGTGCTGCGTGTTAATGTAGTGTGGGATGGACAGATTCATATAGCGGAGATTTATAATCTATGTTTGAGCCCTAAAACCTGTGAGCGTTTATTCTTAATCCTGGAGTTAAGACctgtgctgctgcactgctAGATGTGTAGTTTCTTGCTCGTTCAGACGTCTACATTTTTAACTTTTGAGATAACTGGATTGCACACCTGTGGAAAGTTTTAATGTTGCCATTAGATGAACAGGAGTACTTAAACCCCCTTCGTGCGTGACTTAAATGCTGAAGAAAAGCATAAATAGTACAATATTCATAAACTTCATGATTAAAGAGCGTAGAATCTGGGAAAGTGCAAAATAATGCTGACTATGCAGAGAATAAGCAGGTAGACTGTGAAAAAGTATGCAGGAAGGAGAGCAATTGAACAAGAGAGGCAGATTTGAGAGAGATGGAGCGCTGCACTGACATCACCCAGATATATTTAAAGCGTATGTGCAAATTCAGTTCCACCAGCCTCTATTTCTCTGTATGAGGGTCAGGAAAATGGCCTGTCTTTGAGTCTGACTGCATAGAGAACAAACTGTTACGAAATCATGTTCAAGTCCCGTACCTCCTGTTTTGGGCATTGTCTCCAGTTTCCCTTGGCAGACTAAAACTGCTTATTATTGTATCATGAGTGTCCACATACTAAACCTATGAGCAGCTAACTGTTTCTTTCGTCTCCGTGCTCAAAGCCTTTGGGGCTTTTATTCACATTAGTTTAACACAAGCCATGACAGAACATTTTAACGTTGCGCGTAAGATTCAAAAACTGCAgcaaattcccaaaaaataacactgaaccTTTCTCATTTTTTGACAGATCCTTTTGAATTGTTTCATACAAATTTAACTACACAACTTCTGCAGTGCTGTCACAACTGGACAAGACTGATACTAAGCTGCATTGCTGTGCAACAGTGAGGCAGTAACACCGTCCTCGAAACACTGACTGCCTCCTGTCAGGGCTCGGCATGTAATCCACCTTCTTTATCTCTGCCTTCACTCCTTACTTCTGTCAGCTTATCCTCTCACTATGACTACTGAATGGATCAGTACAAAGAGTAAGAGTAAGAGCAGTGGAAGGGGGCAGGTTGAATGGCTGACACTTGGACGTGCACGCACACGATGTGCACACTTAAAAAGTTTGAAGGGCTGTCTTTAGCAAAGCTGTTGTGTCACAAAGAGGCAAGTACACAACCCAGATGTTAAAGATGCTGATagcgctgctgctgttgatgatgATCGTGATGGAATGGGGCTTAGGAGAGAATTAGAGCCGTGCATGCGACTCTCATTGCACGCCAGGATGCAAACAATGTTGCACACAAAACTGTGCAAACAGGAACACGGTGTTAAAAATTCAATACAACATTTCTTTTGCTAGAATCACTGTACTTCAGTGTTCTTCTGTGGGCTTCATaacttcaaatcaaatattgGAGTTCAATCTCTCTTCTAGATTTCACTTCAAATGCAGCATAAATGATCTCCAAATGAATTCTTGTACAAATAGTTTCTTAAGAAaatggggtgggggtgggggggtacatGAAGTTCGCCGAACATACCTTTGAAAAGCATGGCAGTCCAAATATAAAAGCCCAGAAAACATGGTCCCCAAAACTTGTGGCAGCGCATGGTGGCACCGCTCAGTGGACTCCGCCGGTCCCGGTCGGCTGCACAGTTGAACCGCTCCGGCTCTCCGGCGCTGTGAGCATCAGgctggaggagacaaagaggagggagaCGATGTGCTCTGcgtgggattaaaaaaaagacagaccaGGATGAGTATGGAGTTCAGATTGGCGCGTACACGAGGCTTCAGAAACACATTCACCTACAAACAGCGCAGCGCCGCTGCACGGGAGCGCGCGTCGCAGCTAGTTGTCTCGAAATCTGGCTCAAACACCGTGACAGTCACGATCCAGATCGAGTCAGACAAATCATATCTGACTTCACCAAATCAGAATATCGAACTCTAATCAAGCCGAGATAGACAGACTTGATcagatgtcaaaataaaatgtcacttttttggtttgtttaattCGTCCATTTCTGAATAATCGGAAAATTGACCTGATTTCAGTTCATTATTTCTTTGCTGTGCTGTTTGGATACTGAGCACAGTAGAGACAATAGACTGACTTTGTCAGGTCTTCACAGGCTGCTGATCTATTTATAACCAATTTATAGATTTATAGACGCATTCAATTTTCAGTATCATTAGATAGTTTGTTAATAGATTTCCTCGCAACATGCGGTCAAGTCAGCTTGGATTAATACTGGAAGTTAGACAGAAGACGCTCAAAGTTAGTCTAACTCAGTATGAAGCCTGGAAACAGGTGAAAACAACTTGCCCTGATGTGTCGACATGGTTAACAATAGCCTCAGCTCACTAATTACcacattatatttttatttaccctGTATTGGTCGTACCTTCAGCATGTCTACTTTTGTTGTAGTGCTTAAATTAGTAACTTTTTGCTTATATATTTGCGATATAAACTTTCTAAATTGATAATATGTCAATTCTGGGCTGCCCCCAATTACCAAACAATACGTGTAAAACACTGTTATGGAGTCATAGCTGCAAATACAAAGATGACACAAATGGCTCAACGTGgaacttgtttttctctgctggaCAGGACCAGGCCCGGCATTTAAAGTCAGTGCAGATCACAAGCCAGCTCTCCTTCCCCCACAGCTCTAGACTGTCATTTATGAATTGGAAACAtcacactgcaatttcccattTCTCTGAGTTACAAAGAGTGTCATCAATGCATTTTTTCTcatatttgtctcctttttgtgCAAGCCCAGCCTATAATCAAATGACCTATTTATTCCCGTCCATGaataatttttgtttaaaataggATCCGACGGGCAATGGGGAGCAACACTGCACATTTCGCCAAGTGTTTCCTTGCCTGGATTCAGCTCACTTTCTCTCACTTAATGCAACAGAGGCGTATCATCTAAAAAGTCCTGTGCCAGAGGTACTAGTCGAGTTCTTGCTATATTTCATACCCCATATGTCTGCATCTGATGGCGCTCGATCAGAGAAGCTTTATGCTGTTGGATGCGATTTGATACAGAATCCCATATCTGTGTGCGCTGTAGGTGGGCTGACGGCCACAGTGGGCTCAGTGAAACCAAAGATATCAACCTTCATCCTTACTCGGAAAGCAAACTTCTAGTCAGCCAAAAAGGAAGTTGCATTAAACTAATCCTGATGAGGTAGAAACCGATTTCTGAAAACAGGTGCAAAGGAACAGCTCTGAACTAAAAGCTAAAAGTTAAGTGTAGCTTTACTGAAGTTTAATGAAGAAAGTCCTATCTGCTAAAAATCGCCAGTAGAACACCAGCTTTGCAAGATATCaagcaaaacatgaaaacattaaaaaaaaaaaaaaagcaaagctaGTACTGAAATCAAACAGATTTCCATGACAAGTCATCTTTCAATCATGAAGATAGGCAGgcttataatttttttcttctttaatctGCTTGCAGTTTATGGTTAGAAGTGACAGGAAATTACATTAATAAAAAGATAATGCTGTCAAATCAtttcaaaaaagacaaaaaggctCTGGAAAAACAACTGAATGGTAGTATCAGAAGTGAAATCCAAAGATGGATCACATTTATTGGGTTGTTTGTATTGTAGTAAAACTCAATTAGGTTATTcatgtgcaaaatgaaaatgtcactttttgtttgtttgtgtgtttacatgatgaaaatatttttcccaTGTGTTGCGTCCCTCGGTGCTTTCTTCTTTGTCCGTTGGGGGGAAGGGGTTGCAAACGAACACATGCTGTCACACagactgcacaaacacacacaacaaacagaaaatccaaTCTGTCTACCGAAAAGGCAGAAACCAGCCATCGGCTGGGACTCTGGGCTCTTTAAGCCAAATATCATCACTAAGAATCTGGGACAGACTTAAAACTCAGccctttatttcttttaaaaacagatctAACAACTATCAGGTAAAACTAAAGACACACTCGCTGAGGTTTGGCATCCTGCTAGTTCATCAAACAGTTCTGAGCTGCTGAGTGATGCAAAGTTTAAACATCTCAATAGTAACAGAATGGGAATCTGCATACAGGTTTGGCTTGTCTAAGTCCACCAATAGGTGATGACAGAAAGCAGAGGGAGCCCAGTGGGAGCTATTACTTCTCCATCTTTTATAAATGAGAAGCATTCTGCTAATGGACTATTGGAGTATTGTGGAGTAACCATTGTGTGTTTCCTTCTTCCCctcttgtctttattttctacaGCTTAAAACTATCCCAGGGAACACATAAATACTGACAACAGAGTTAGAGCTACATTGTTTGATTCATGTGGGGATGTTTATGAACACCACAGTCCAAATCAAAAGTAAAGCTGACAAAATCGACAGTGACAATGATGATGGCTGGTGTTTCCTGACGTCGGtcatcacacacatttcacagaaGTGTATTTAAGTTTCTAATCACATATTTTGCTTAACATAATTTCCACGTTTCTAAATGAAAAACCTGAATTACTGGCATGTCCCTGccgagtgcatgtgtgtgttggaatgAGGTCAGATGAGTTTTAGCTTTTGTCTGAGATGCAACCTTGATGTGTGAAAGTTAAATAACTTTTCCTGTGACAGAGAGAACATGGATTATGAGCTAAGCTAACCAAGGTATGTTGGTTAATAATGTGCCTGCATTTGAGAAATTgcatttctgtgcatgtgtcattgtttctgtttgcaATTAAGCATTCATTTTGTTACTTGGGATGCTTTAAGAGAGAGGAGCATGTGGCAGATTTGGTCCAGTTCTGCTTTACGATTGAAAGCAACAACAGTTTTATTCTCTGACAGAACATATGCTGTTTTTATGAGTGTGTGCTCACTTGATGAGGTGCATGATGGTCTTCTAGATGCAGATCCTCATCTGATTGTCTCTGTTACACTGCATAGGTGGCGAGTCCCTTTAGTATGGGATGTCagacctctcacacacactttggagTTTTGTGTGGATAGGGTCAGCAGCGAGGGGGCAGCacactggaaaacaaacaaacacaaggaaaaGTTAAACAGAAAGTTGTGTATTGTGTGGGTGGATAACGCATGATCAAAGCAAAGTTGCGTCTTTGAAGAAGTGCTTCAACACACATACTTAGACTTGCCTAAGTGCATGAATAGAAGATAAGTAAATTAtgaatgaccccccccccacccattcCGTTACTGTGCCTTTGCATTAACTCTCACTACTGCTGTTAAAGCAGATGgttatttttctgtgacttcattagaaagagaaaatattacatCACATTAAGAAATTCACAGGACATCTGATTTAATGCAACATCTTAAAAAGTAGCCAAGTTAATTCTCTGGAGTTTTGAGGGCTCAGTGACTCAAAAACCAGTCTTTAAATGCCCATCTGACATTGTGGacattttccactttcattaaattgaaatattaatagttcagttattatttttagataaaaattttattgaaaCATACAATGCTTTTGAAATGCACAAGttcctttttttatgtcagAGATCAGGTAAATGCCTCGTGAAAAGACTGAACAGCTTATGGGTGAAAACTGAGGCTTCTTCTCCACCCAGTGGAAGAAATGTTGACCTACACAAAAGTATTGCATACCAACGACTATTATATTTTGATAACTatggtaaataaataatatattttgcaATATCTTACAATGGACACTCAATCCAGATTTACCAGAGGACTGAACAGCAGTTTCAcgcacaccccccccccccaaaaaaaaaagaaaatcaacaattgCTGGCACAAATCAACACTTAAGTTATCTTTCAGATAATTTCACAGATAactgtaaaaattatttttgaacaCTTTTGAATTGTTAGGACCAATCAAGAACGCTGGAAGAAGAATTACTGGAAGAAACTGAGATGTAGGTTTGCTAACATTTGCAGTGAGTTTGTGTACCGACCAGACGGCGTCGTCTTCATGTTGAATCTCACAGCCtgaccaagtgtgtgtgtgtgtgtgtgtgtgtgtgggagatggTCTGGCACTCACATAATTGGCTACCTTGAGTGACCAACCTCCTGCTTGACTCCATTCATCACTCTCTGGCTCCTGGTAAAACATCTGTGAAAGAAACTCTTGTTCACTTCCACATTCAGCTGGGAGATTTTGAGCTCTGAAGACATACAGACATTTAACAGATCAACGCCACATAAGTCAGACTGCAGGTAAATGTCctatttctttacatttttggtcatttttttgTACTTCTTTCAGGGGAGGCCAATTGCAGTTATGAAAAGACATTCATAGAGATAGAAATGAGCTTCTTTGAATTTTTGTGTGTCCAATACTCTGTCTTCTTGctgtattttaacattttatagacatgaagactgtgatCCTCTTTGCTCTTTTGAGTGGTaagtttcatattttcatgGATAACAGGAATGGTCACAAATCTAAATCACACCTAGacttttccacaaaaaaaaaaaaaaaaaaaaaaaactttcttcagTGATCCAGTTTGTTAGCATCGATTAGACTTTTGCACACATTTTTAGTTCTATATGCACTTATTCAACTATTTGTTGGGGTGGATAGTGCTGTTATTAAAATTGTGGTTTAGGAGTTTTTGCTGCCCCATTcatgaaagaggaggaggcgAAGCGCTTCATCAGATTGAAGAGACAGTTGGGATACTGGGATCCACATCACTCGAACAACCAGTGGGGTTACACAATTCAAGAACAGGTGACGCCGCTTCGGTGTGAATACAGATAAATAAGTCAGTTTGAGCAGCTCGGTGATGAAGCAACTTTCTTCCCTCCAGGCTAACGAGTACTGGACGGCCATTAGAACTGATGCTCAGTACTACATGGACATGAGTAACCTGATGTTTGACCGCTCTGTGGCTACGTGAGTGATATATTCAGCAGTAAAGCATGTGCCAAGAGATCTGACAAATTCGCCTCACAGTGCCaacatgtgttttattttaaaaatgaaagcagtttttGTGCCATAATCTTCTCATTATgtcacactaaaaaaaaaagaaaaaaagacttgacTTTACTAAACTAATGAATTAATGGATATTCATTGCACAAAGATCGTGTGCAATGAAAACCAGGGacttaaaaaatgtgttaatcAACACAAACTATTCATTTTCCATCAGAGACAGAAATTGCTGTTATTGCCGTCCAGTTATTTGGCAGCAGTGCAATTcaccatgaacacacaaaagtcTGCTAAAATAAACTAAGGTAATGCGAGCCTGACAAGGCTAGGGCATCATATCTGTTACAACCAATCACAGTAACTGAGCTGACATAGCTGCTACAACattagtttgtatttttaaggtGTTGGGTAAATTCAAAGTTCAAATGGAAACTGGCACATGTAAGATTTGTTATCTCTTTACCCTTCCCCACTTTAGCTCAACAGTTGGCCCATTTTATCTGAACGTTGTGtcgtcacaaaaaaaaaaaagcaacctgcTGACAATGATTCCGAAAAACTGCGGTTTGCTAACGTTTGTTGGCGCCAAGAATAAGTAAAGTAAGACATGAAAGAGACCGTCGATGCTCACCGGGCTCGCGCTACGCGTGACGATCACGGAAGTGCGATGTTTGGTCGTGCCTATAATACGTTGCGCGAAATTCGTGATATCGCGGGATACCACGAGACGAGACAATTAACATAGACACGCGggtatttattatttcaggaTGCCCGACGTGCTCATGTAACACACCACACTAAACTGTTACTTTTAGCTTCAGGGCGTGAAAAACTCGATTTATAGGCACGACATATTCCCTTGATTAAAGTTTTTCGGTCCCATTATTTTCAGTGTAGGTCACACATCTAGTTCTGTTAGTTTGATAAACCCACAGAGGGCAATTTTTGCAAAAGCCTCACGCGCTTTGATTTATTCGGCTTTATGTGTCCGTGTTCAGCAGCGCAGCTTATATTTACGtctgttttctctcacttttgATCGCATTACATTTGAAcgcctccatcttcctctcacCTGTCCgtgctgcagtgaaaacaaCAGGATGTACATGGAGATGCTGCGCAATGCAAGAGCTCACCTGGACAGCCAGACGGGTCAGCAGAGACAATGAAGATGGTGAAACAGCGGAatgatggatagatggatagtaGTTTTCCCCTTCACtattaaaatagtaaaaaaaaaaaaaaaaagttaaaaagctgCATTATATAATGTATTGCACTTCTCTGCTTTTTGATAAAAGGCAACCCACATATAATGCTCCACTTCTATTAATAATGATAGGACCCCACCCCACACCCTTTTTTTTGCAATGTTTAGATGCTCAACTTGTTTAcgatttatgtttttttattagttgttgttttttttttatgaaaatgtttaccTAGAACCAAACATTTATTCAATAAATGTATAGTCAAAGCAGTTGAAACGGTAATTGTGTCTCATTTATAGCTGCTAAAAGGTTTTTCGATTTAACATTTCATAGCGTGTACTGTCGTTGTCATCTCTTTGGTTTACCACTAGGTGGTGGTGTCATCTTTGGCTATTTATAATTTACTGTACATCCTTTACAGTTCAGTAAAGACGTCAACCATTTGATATAAATAATCGTGACTGTGCTATAAATCCTAACCTTTGTTATCTATGGGGCTGGCTTGATTGTTCCacattttatggatttttatggaCATTTTATTATATGTCACTTTCCTGATATAAAAATTCTAACAAGAACATTTAATTAAGAATGACAAATAAATGCtgtgtattaaaaacaaatttattagTGCAATCAAATACATCTGAACAAAGCACTATAACACTGTACTTTTGATCATGATCATTTAGAGAAGAAATGTTTAAGCTTTaacacattacacattttaGTATTTGACCTGTAGTTGACATTATCAGCGATGATTCAATTgcagctatttatttatttatttattgtaagaAAGATGAGACTGTCAAGATATTTAACAGAAAAGTACAAGGTTTTCAGACACAACATGGCATACTGGGGCTGGGACCACCCAATTTCTTCAAcatttgtaatgttttaaaaGATTTTGCAAACAAGTACAGTGTGGTGGTCTGTCTAACAAAGGTGCAACTGTTAGAATATTGTTTGAAGAGTATTTTTCTTGAGATTAATTCCATTTTAATTAGGGTTATTATAATGTGTATCTAAAAGAGAGTACAGTACACGGTGTTTTGTGCTTCATAGATATGATCCTTATTAGTATACAAGGTGAACATTTTGTTGGCGTTTCTGTGGTTGATTTTAATGTTCAACAGTGTCAATCTCAGACAGGAAATTTAATCTGCCAGGTGACACCAAACAATACAATAAGGAAATTGATCTGAGTGCATTAAATcaagaaaatgatcaaatttgGTGCAGAATGGAGTTGGGTTAATTACTCCTTACAcctttttaaagtttaattttaattcagcTTTAATAGTTTTCTAACATGGTCAGCATGTGTAATCCTGTATACCAATAACTGCAGCTTTACTGATAAACAGACTACTCAGAGGCATCACAGGTTGCACCGAATTTAATTTACATTGATCAACACAAAATTATGGCATTGCTCTAAAATTAAGTAGAATTGTACCCATACAAACTTCCTGATAAACATAAAGGTGTACACAGTGGATATAGAGAAAAAAGCTAACTAAATGTCAAGGAGTCAAAGTTCACCTTTATAGCCTGGATGGGCTTCTTCTAGCTTAGTGGtaacaaatgttttgtgaaatttGTGAAAGTGGATTATGAGTTGCCCAT is a window of Echeneis naucrates chromosome 10, fEcheNa1.1, whole genome shotgun sequence DNA encoding:
- the LOC115049572 gene encoding uncharacterized protein C3orf85 translates to MKTVILFALLSGVFAAPFMKEEEAKRFIRLKRQLGYWDPHHSNNQWGYTIQEQANEYWTAIRTDAQYYMDMSNLMFDRSVATENNRMYMEMLRNARAHLDSQTGQQRQ